A genomic stretch from Erigeron canadensis isolate Cc75 chromosome 9, C_canadensis_v1, whole genome shotgun sequence includes:
- the LOC122581727 gene encoding ARM REPEAT PROTEIN INTERACTING WITH ABF2-like has product MEQINNNNNKNNKQRHEQPTISVRRSLKRKLEDEFILDRNNLITTTTTSSDDSSSSILLNNNQNNNNNKNHHHHQDLVVSEVRSQVEILDSAFLSSSSIDNYFESDRAVIKRSIHILSELAKNEEIVNLIVESGAVPALVRHLQAPQSKDSLVPRLYEHEVEKGSAFTLGLLAIKPEHQQLIVDAGALPHLVALLKRHRDGQNSRAVNGVIRRAADAITNLAHENSSIKTRVRVEGGIPPLVELLEFIDPKVQRAAAGALRTLAFKNDENKTQIVDCNALPTLILMLRSEDAAIHYEAVGVIGNLVHSSPNIKKEVLVAGALQPVIELLSSSCTESQREAALLLGQFAAADTDCKVHIVQRGAVGPLIEMLQSPDAQLREMSAFALGRLAQDTHNQAGIAHGGGIPPLLKLLDSRNGSLQHNAAFALYGLADNEDNVADLIRVGGVQKLQDGEFIVQPTRDCVAKTLKRLEEKIHGRVLSHLLYLMRIAEKSVQKRVALALAHLCSPDDQKTIFLDGNGLGILLELLESSNLKYQRDSCVALCKLAEKAISLSPVDAGPPSPISQVYLGEQYVNNPTLSDVTFLIEGKRFYAHRICLLASSDAFRAMFDGGYKEKDAKDILIPNIKWDVFELMMRYIYTGSVEVNLEIAQDLLRAADQYLLEGLKRLCEYTIAQDILVDNVSLMYDLSEAFNAVALRNACILFVLENFDKLNTKEGYADLIKHILPEMHNYFVTALTRPVEADMRQ; this is encoded by the exons ATGGAgcaaatcaataataataataataaaaacaataaacaacGCCATGAGCAACCTACAATCTCcgtgagaagaagcctgaagagGAAGCTTGAAGACGAATTCATTTTAGATCGGAATAATTTAATTACAACAACTACTACTTCTTCAGATGATTCATCttcatcaattttattaaataataatcaaaataataataataataaaaatcatcatcatcatcaagatctAGTTGTTTCTGAAGTTCGTTCTCAGGTTGAAATCCTTGATTCCGCTTTTTTATCTTCGTCTTCAATTGATAATTATTTTGAATCAGATCGTGCGGTTATTAAACGCTCTATTCATATCCTCTCTGAACTCGCTAAGAACG AGGAGATTGTGAATTTGATTGTTGAGTCTGGTGCGGTTCCGGCATTGGTACGGCATCTTCAAGCGCCGCAGTCGAAAGATTCTTTAGTACCGAGGCTGTATGAGCATGAAGTGGAGAAGGGAAGTGCTTTTACGCTTGGTCTTCTTGCTATAAAG CCTGAGCATCAACAACTCATTGTTGATGCTGGAGCCCTTCCTCATCTAGTTGCTTTGCTTAAGCGGCACAGGGATGGACAAAACTCTCGAGCAGTCAATGGTGTTATAAGAAGAGCAGCAGATGCAATCACAAACCTTGCTCATGAAAATAGCAGTATCAAGACGCGTGTTCG AGTTGAAGGTGGAATCCCTCCTCTTGTTGAATTGCTTGAATTTATCGATCCAAAGGTGCAGAGAGCTGCTGCAGGGGCCTTGCGCACCCTGGCTTTCAAAAATGATGAAAACAAAACTCAG ATAGTGGACTGTAATGCTTTGCCTACTCTTATTCTAATGCTTCGGTCTGAAGATGCTGCAATACATTATGAAGCA GTTGGTGTGATTGGGAACCTTGTCCACTCATCCCCCAACATAAAGAAGGAAGTTCTTGTTGCCGGAGCATTGCAACCCGTAATTGAATTGCTTAG CTCAAGTTGTACAGAGAGCCAAAGGGAAGCTGCCTTGTTGCTTGGTCAGTTTGCTGCCGCCGATACAGATTGCAAG GTTCACATAGTCCAAAGAGGTGCTGTTGGTCCACTAATTGAGATGTTGCAGTCGCCTGATGCTCAACTAAGGGAGATGTCAGCTTTTGCCCTAGGAAGGTTGGCACAG GATACTCACAACCAAGCTGGTATTGCACATGGCGGTGGTATACCTCCATTATTGAAACTTCTTGATTCGAGAAACGGTTCCCTGCAACACAATGCTGCTTTTGCACTGTACGGTCTTGCCGATAATGAG GATAATGTTGCTGATCTTATAAGGGTTGGTGGGGTTCAAAAGCTCCAGGATGGTGAATTCATTGTTCAA CCAACTCGGGATTGTGTAGCTAAGACATTGAAAAGGCTGGAGGAGAAGATTCACGGACGG GTATTGAGTCATTTGTTGTACCTGATGCGGATTGCCGAGAAATCAGTTCAGAAACGAGTTGCCTTGGCTCTTGCGCATCTTTGCTCCCCAGATGACCAGAAAACTATATTTCTTGATGGCAATG GGCTAGGTATCCTGTTGGAGCTGTTGGAATCTAGCAATTTGAAGTATCAGCGAGACAGCTGTGTTGCCTTGTGCAAGCTGGCCGAAAAAGCTATTTCACTCTCTCCTGTTGATGCCGGACCACCATCTCCAATATCGCAG GTATATCTAGGCGAGCAGTATGTGAACAACCCCACACTATCTGACGTAACATTTTTAATTGAAG GCAAACGCTTTTATGCTCATAGAATTTGTCTTCTTGCTTCTTCTGATGCCTTCCGGGCGATGTTTGATGGCGGGTACAAA GAGAAAGATGCGAAAGACATACTGATTCCAAATATTAAATGGGATGTCTTTGAGTTAATGATGAG ATACATATATACTGGTTCCGTGGAGGTGAATCTGGAAATTGCGCAAGATCTTCTTAGAGCTGCAGATCAATACCTTCTCGAAGGGCTGAAGCGTCTTTGCGAGTACACTATCGCACAG GATATACTGGTCGACAATGTCTCCCTTATGTATGACCTATCTGAGGCCTTCAACGCCGTGGCACTAAGGAATGCATGCATCTTGTTTGTGCTGGAGAACTTTGacaaattaaatacaaaagaaGG GTATGCAGACTTAATCAAGCATATTCTGCCAGAGATGCACAATTACTTTGTGACGGCACTTACAAGGCCAGTGGAAGCTGACATGAGGCAATAG
- the LOC122581893 gene encoding pentatricopeptide repeat-containing protein At4g21065-like, translating into MEITTMAQATQLHAQLLKNHPQTHPQLTLTKIFNFTALSPSGNLTYAHQILKSLQTHPSNSYFHNTLIRAYSDSPDPFHSIDFFVNWLMSDDPFGPNPDRFTFPFVLKSCAKLKLKRLGKQVHGLVLKSGLGLDLYVQNGLISFYSGCELIGFARKVFDEMPERDVVSWTAVINGLVENKKAVEGLRVFERMERDGVEPNSVTVVAVLRACAETGALSVGRKLDRLVSGRGGKLKKNVVTGLIDMYSKCGCIYSAVRVFDGAGDRDVYVWTAMISGLASHGQCKEAVELFKKMESVGLKPDEKTMTAVLSACRNMGWVDEGLMHFENIRKVYKLRPTVQHYGCVVDLLARAGRLEDAENFIKSMSIEPDAVLWRSLIWGCKVHGDSERLEHLIKHFEGSSMDACDDCGTYVLLGNVYASNGKWKDKANVRRLMNKKGLVKPSGYSRIEINGVIYEFTAGSTCNTEAENIYKKLDEIEETLRENGYDPKVSDVLLEIDDEEKATQLLHHSEKLAVSFGLIKTEPGTIIRIVKNLRSCEDCHSFMKHISSVYQREILIRDRIRFHHFTNGKCSCGDYW; encoded by the coding sequence ATGGAAATCACAACAATGGCACAAGCAACACAATTACATGCCCAATTACTTAAAAACCACCCACAAACACACCCACAATTAACCTTAaccaaaattttcaatttcacaGCTTTATCACCATCAGGAAACTTAACATATGCACACCAAATTCTCAAATCCCTTCAAACCCACCCATCAAATTCATATTTCCACAATACCCTTATTCGGGCTTATTCGGATTCACCTGACCCGTTTCACTCAATTGATTTTTTCGTTAATTGGCTTATGTCTGATGACCCATTTGGCCCAAACCCTGATAGGTttacttttccatttgtacTTAAATCTTGTGCTAAGTTGAAGTTGAAAAGATTAGGAAAACAGGTTCATGGGTTGGTTTTGAAGTCCGGGTTGGGTTTGGATTTGTATGTTCAAAATGGGTTGATTAGTTTTTATTCTGGGTGTGAGTTAATTGGGTTTGCGcgtaaggtgtttgatgaaatgcctgagAGAGATGTGGTCTCTTGGACTGCGGTTATTAATGGGTTGGTGGAGAATAAGAAGGCGGTTGAGGGTTTACGTGTGTTTGAACGGATGGAAAGGGACGGGGTTGAGCCGAATAGTGTGACAGTTGTGGCGGTTCTTAGAGCGTGTGCTGAGACTGGAGCGTTGAGTGTTGGGAGGAAGTTGGATAGGTTGGTTAGTGGTAGAGGGGGAAAGTTGAAGAAGAATGTTGTTACGGGTCTTATTGATATGTATTCGAAATGTGGGTGTATATATAGTGCGGTAAGGGTTTTTGATGGTGCGGGTGATAGAGATGTTTATGTTTGGACTGCTATGATTTCGGGTCTTGCTAGTCATGGACAGTGTAAGGAAGCTGTCGAGTTGTTTAAAAAGATGGAGAGCGTTGGTTTGAAGCCAGATGAGAAGACAATGACGGCTGTGTTGTCGGCTTGTAGGAATATGGGTTGGGTTGATGAAGGTTTAATGCATTTTGAGAATATTAGGAAAGTGTATAAACTAAGACCGACTGTACAACATTACGGGTGTGTAGTAGATTTGCTGGCTCGAGCTGGGAGACTAGAAGATGCTGAAAATTTCATCAAATCCATGTCCATTGAACCCGATGCTGTTTTATGGAGATCTTTGATATGGGGTTGCAAGGTTCATGGGGATAGCGAGAGATTGGAACAtttgataaaacattttgaaggTTCTAGTATGGATGCTTGTGATGACTGTGGAACATATGTATTGCTTGGTAACGTATATGCATCTAACGGAAAGTGGAAGGATAAAGCGAATGTGAGacgattaatgaataaaaaagggCTTGTTAAACCATCAGGGTACAGCCGGATTGAGATTAATGGTGTTATCTATGAATTTACAGCTGGAAGTACTTGTAACACTGAGgctgaaaatatttataaaaagttggATGAAATAGAGGAGACGTTGAGGGAAAATGGGTATGATCCTAAAGTATCGGATGTATTACTTGAAATAGACGATGAAGAGAAAGCAACACAACTACTTCACCATAGTGAAAAACTTGCAGTTTCATTTGGACTAATAAAAACTGAGCCAGGAACCATAATTAGGATTGTTAAGAATCTACGATCGTGTGAGGATTGCCACTCTTTTATGAAACACATTTCAAGTGTTTACCAACGAGAGATATTAATTAGGGATCGTATACGTTTCCATCATTTTACTAATGGAAAGTGCTCTTGTGGGGATTATTGGtaa